The Pleurocapsa minor HA4230-MV1 nucleotide sequence CTTGAGCGGTAGTTGCTGATTTATTTTCAGGAGCTAAAATTGGGTTGTCTACTGAAGCTTGATTAACAATTACGGGGCGTTCTACTAAAGTTGTAATGCCAGTCACAGAGACAATTACCAGCAGAATATAGAGTAAATATAAATGGAGCGATCGCAACTGAAAATTGAACCAGTATTGGCGACGCTGCTTTTGAGCTGAATTAATAGGTACAGCAGAATTATCGGACTCTACTTCAAAATGAATGTCCCCAGCACCGATAGCTTGGGCATATTTCCTGATTAATGCGCGAATATAAAATACTTCAGGTAGTTCTGTGATATCTCCTGCTTCGATCGCCTTTAATAACCGTTGAGAAATTAATGTCTGCTGCGAAACGGTATCCAGAGAAATATTGTGTGCCACCCGAATTTGATTGAGGTTAGCACCAATATCTTTTAGCTGTTGTTGTTGTTCGATAGTTAAATTATGTTTAATCATATACTGCGCTCCCTGGCTGGGCAGTTAATTTGGGCAACTTAGGGTTAAAAGAAGCTTTTAAAAAATTAATTTCAGTTCTTTTCAA carries:
- a CDS encoding helix-turn-helix domain-containing protein; translation: MIKHNLTIEQQQQLKDIGANLNQIRVAHNISLDTVSQQTLISQRLLKAIEAGDITELPEVFYIRALIRKYAQAIGAGDIHFEVESDNSAVPINSAQKQRRQYWFNFQLRSLHLYLLYILLVIVSVTGITTLVERPVIVNQASVDNPILAPENKSATTAQVSQPKAAPQFISQSSNSATVSVGINLQERCWLKVMVDSKVAFEGVLPAGTQRQWKGKKEVTIRAGNAGGVVISFNNQQQQVLGAPGQVEEVTYTVN